A genomic segment from Actinoplanes sichuanensis encodes:
- a CDS encoding prolyl oligopeptidase family serine peptidase encodes MIDDAYLWLESLDEPEAARWVAERNDETLAAFADEEFARTRDEIREVLDSRDRISFPGWRGDGFYYSFWQDADHPRGLWRRTTAEQYRLAEPEWDVLLDVDALNEAEGENWTWSDVTVLRPGNERCLISLARGGADASVVREFDMVRRVFVTDGFTLPEAKSDVDWIDADHIFVGTDFGPGSLTSSGYPRIVKRWRRGTPLSEAETVFEGAADDILVRAYHDTTEGFERDLVIRWPTFFTREYHVRVPGGELERIDVPEDADCEVHREWMLVRVRSPWTVGGVTHPAGALLATRFGRRDFTVLFRPDERTSLNGWSWTRNHLLLVTMTDVRTEAHVLTPGDPEWTRQALPAAGEFAQTWIVETDPDRDDSYLIAAEGFLLPTTLSLGTVGGPVEVLKRQPDFFDPAGLEVRQFFAVSADGTRVPYFVVGGEKPGPALLSGYGGFEVALTPGYDAVIGRGWLARGGAYAVANIRGGGEYGPAWHRAALRENRLRAYEDFAAVAADLVARGITTPAQLGIKGGSNGGLLMGVMLTRYPELFGAVVATVPLLDMRRYTRLLAGKSWIAEYGDPDVAADWEFLREYSPYQNVRPDRVYPPVLFSTSTRDDRVHPGHARKMAALMREQGHEVAYHENVEGGHAGAADNDQAATIRALMLEFLWRRLAR; translated from the coding sequence ATGATCGACGATGCGTATCTCTGGCTGGAATCGCTCGACGAGCCCGAGGCGGCCCGATGGGTCGCGGAGCGCAACGACGAAACGCTGGCGGCCTTCGCCGACGAGGAGTTCGCGCGTACCCGGGACGAGATCCGGGAGGTCCTGGACAGCCGGGACCGGATCTCGTTCCCGGGGTGGCGCGGGGACGGCTTCTACTACTCGTTCTGGCAGGACGCCGACCACCCGCGCGGCCTGTGGCGACGGACCACCGCGGAGCAGTACCGGCTGGCCGAGCCGGAGTGGGACGTCCTGCTCGACGTCGACGCCCTGAACGAGGCGGAGGGCGAGAACTGGACGTGGAGCGACGTCACGGTGCTCCGGCCCGGGAACGAGCGCTGCCTGATCAGCCTGGCCCGGGGCGGCGCGGACGCCTCGGTGGTCCGCGAGTTCGACATGGTCCGCCGGGTCTTCGTCACGGATGGGTTCACCCTGCCGGAGGCGAAGAGCGACGTCGACTGGATCGACGCCGACCACATCTTCGTCGGCACCGATTTCGGACCGGGGTCGCTGACGTCGTCGGGTTATCCGCGGATCGTGAAGCGGTGGCGGCGCGGCACCCCGCTGTCCGAGGCGGAGACGGTCTTCGAGGGGGCGGCCGACGACATCCTGGTGCGGGCCTACCACGACACGACCGAGGGGTTCGAGCGTGACCTGGTGATCCGGTGGCCGACCTTCTTCACCCGCGAGTACCACGTCCGGGTGCCCGGGGGTGAGCTGGAGCGGATCGACGTGCCCGAGGACGCCGACTGCGAAGTGCACCGGGAGTGGATGCTGGTCCGGGTCCGGTCGCCGTGGACGGTCGGCGGCGTGACCCATCCGGCCGGGGCGCTGCTGGCCACCCGGTTCGGCCGGCGGGACTTCACCGTGCTGTTCCGGCCGGACGAGCGCACCTCGCTGAACGGCTGGTCGTGGACCCGAAATCACCTGTTGCTGGTCACCATGACCGATGTGCGGACCGAGGCGCACGTGCTCACCCCGGGTGATCCGGAGTGGACCCGGCAGGCGCTGCCGGCGGCCGGTGAGTTCGCCCAGACGTGGATCGTCGAGACCGATCCGGATCGCGACGACTCGTACCTGATCGCGGCCGAGGGTTTTCTGCTGCCGACGACGCTGAGCCTCGGCACGGTCGGCGGGCCGGTCGAGGTCCTGAAGCGGCAGCCGGACTTCTTCGACCCGGCCGGGCTGGAGGTGCGGCAGTTCTTCGCGGTGTCCGCCGACGGCACGCGGGTGCCGTACTTCGTGGTCGGCGGGGAGAAACCGGGCCCGGCGCTGCTCAGCGGCTACGGCGGTTTCGAGGTGGCGCTGACGCCCGGCTACGACGCGGTGATCGGCCGGGGCTGGCTGGCCCGGGGTGGCGCCTACGCGGTCGCCAACATCCGTGGCGGCGGTGAGTACGGCCCGGCCTGGCACCGGGCCGCGTTGCGGGAGAACCGGCTGCGGGCCTACGAGGACTTCGCCGCGGTCGCCGCCGACCTGGTGGCGCGCGGGATCACCACCCCGGCGCAGCTGGGCATCAAGGGCGGCAGCAACGGCGGCCTGCTGATGGGGGTGATGCTGACCCGCTATCCGGAGCTGTTCGGCGCGGTGGTGGCCACCGTGCCGCTGCTCGACATGCGGCGCTACACCAGGCTGTTGGCCGGGAAATCCTGGATCGCGGAGTACGGGGATCCGGACGTCGCCGCCGACTGGGAGTTTCTGCGTGAGTACTCGCCGTACCAGAACGTCCGGCCCGATCGGGTGTACCCGCCGGTGCTGTTCTCCACCTCGACCCGTGACGACCGGGTGCATCCCGGGCACGCCCGCAAGATGGCGGCCCTGATGCGCGAGCAGGGGCACGAGGTCGCCTACCACGAGAATGTGGAGGGTGGGCATGCCGGCGCGGCCGACAATGATCAGGCCGCGACGATCCGGGCGCTGATGCTGGAGTTCCTCTGGCGGAGACTGGCCCGCTGA
- a CDS encoding SPFH domain-containing protein produces the protein MSTPTKGRSSTISEVVAPWSDVARLLRGGEAGTLVPVVIPKHRRRLGWLAPLWLGLLALLSGVMFSIRGDAGFFGVLAYLSGAFFLLVGALWWWRSSIVEIEQGTNGVLTRYGAVSRTLDPGRHYLWHPWSRVAFVVDVATEIPYSAPVMACPTRENVPLRSIEFFLKLRITDAVLFVRTIGAGNFDLVLSSAVQDAIRQRARMVQTERAYDLRGSDVADMQDLLNRQLDRYGVRITGCNIPDVQLPAQYQQHLATRERVAKESTAYEQEWGLTRKRRIDQLQMDIERAKKVRDARIVEVKASLNKAREQVAQLLEEQETNAQRVKFEIETRGRSGLIAAENEAKAQRRLAQAYRDNRAVLQYELALRRLEVGAELAGQAPQPVVVRTDGDGGADTSALATLLAAQLLPRAVALPAAERPSGAVGNDAA, from the coding sequence ATGAGTACGCCTACCAAGGGCCGCAGTTCGACGATCTCCGAGGTGGTCGCCCCGTGGAGCGACGTGGCCCGGCTGCTGCGCGGCGGCGAGGCCGGCACCCTGGTCCCGGTCGTCATCCCGAAGCATCGCCGCCGCCTCGGCTGGCTGGCCCCACTCTGGCTCGGCCTGCTCGCCCTGCTCTCCGGGGTGATGTTCTCGATCCGCGGTGACGCCGGTTTCTTCGGTGTCCTCGCGTACCTCTCCGGTGCCTTCTTCCTGCTGGTCGGCGCGCTGTGGTGGTGGCGGAGCTCGATCGTCGAGATCGAGCAGGGCACGAACGGCGTGCTGACCAGGTACGGCGCGGTGTCCCGCACCCTGGACCCGGGCCGGCACTACCTGTGGCACCCGTGGTCGCGGGTCGCGTTCGTGGTGGACGTCGCCACCGAGATCCCGTATTCGGCGCCGGTGATGGCCTGCCCGACCCGGGAGAACGTGCCGCTGCGCTCGATCGAGTTCTTCCTGAAGCTGCGGATCACCGACGCCGTGCTGTTCGTGCGGACGATCGGCGCCGGCAACTTCGACCTGGTGCTGTCCAGCGCCGTGCAGGACGCGATCCGGCAGCGGGCCCGGATGGTGCAGACCGAGCGGGCGTACGACCTGCGCGGCTCGGACGTGGCCGACATGCAGGATCTGCTGAACCGGCAGCTGGACCGGTACGGCGTACGGATCACCGGTTGCAACATCCCGGACGTGCAGCTGCCCGCCCAGTACCAGCAGCACCTGGCCACCCGGGAGCGGGTCGCCAAGGAGAGCACCGCCTACGAGCAGGAGTGGGGTCTGACCCGCAAGCGCCGGATCGACCAGTTGCAGATGGACATCGAGCGGGCGAAGAAGGTGCGCGACGCCCGGATCGTCGAGGTCAAGGCGTCCCTGAACAAGGCCCGGGAGCAGGTCGCCCAGCTGCTGGAGGAGCAGGAGACGAACGCGCAGCGGGTGAAGTTCGAGATCGAGACCAGGGGCCGTAGCGGCCTGATCGCGGCCGAGAACGAGGCGAAGGCCCAGCGTCGACTGGCCCAGGCCTACCGGGACAACCGGGCCGTCCTGCAGTACGAGCTGGCGCTGCGCCGCCTCGAGGTGGGCGCCGAACTGGCCGGGCAGGCGCCGCAGCCGGTGGTGGTGCGCACCGACGGCGACGGCGGTGCGGACACGTCGGCGCTGGCCACCCTGCTGGCCGCCCAGCTGTTGCCGCGGGCGGTCGCTCTGCCCGCGGCGGAACGCCCGTCCGGAGCGGTTGGCAACGACGCGGCTTGA
- a CDS encoding SPFH domain-containing protein: MARLQQGLRKAASAVAEGVDPRAVAVEEARRLGKAVASGQLDLGVDPVDFPAARDLGGSIDTVMEQRMVPLDEAGEVLNRSELRRQDGEQVHVICPMVIPRGRSLVTMLPVLLLPVIGVAAATAIGVAGGDVLTNPYFGVHYWVLSLLAVGFVWWRQGMVMVPDGCAALITRFGKLEQVVGPGRIILLNPWKRVSYILNTTREYPFNAPVREAPTKGGVKASIDLFIQFRISDPVEFVYTLGAVRGFEEKLGNAVSETIRSLIYEQSAADIYNMVGEETGRLLDQLNQQFRPAVELTNANITHAEPSDRKYRMDLAAPEMVRVAKDAYTHEYALQLRKEQDEGDLIKELASLQETLSAIQADIAQYQAQMDTALERETNRAEAVARQRYILAESEAKANAALLEAQALDIRAVTVAEAPEILEYRYQREVLDRLEEVAGHLPRLVRIGGSADPNGAVGIDLLQLAREMVGERGSELFTEADMAAMRTRLAEVAQRIADREEEINALRHTDQPAVPVVTVQDQEDEA; encoded by the coding sequence GTGGCGCGTCTCCAGCAGGGATTACGCAAGGCGGCCAGTGCTGTCGCGGAGGGGGTGGATCCCCGGGCGGTGGCGGTCGAGGAGGCACGCCGGCTCGGGAAGGCGGTGGCCTCCGGGCAGCTGGATCTGGGGGTGGATCCGGTCGACTTCCCGGCGGCCCGGGATCTCGGCGGCAGCATCGACACCGTCATGGAGCAGCGGATGGTTCCGCTCGACGAGGCGGGGGAGGTGCTGAACCGCAGCGAGCTGCGCCGGCAGGACGGCGAGCAGGTGCACGTCATCTGCCCGATGGTGATCCCGCGCGGACGGTCGCTGGTGACCATGCTGCCGGTGCTGCTGCTGCCGGTGATCGGGGTGGCGGCGGCCACCGCGATCGGGGTGGCCGGCGGCGACGTGCTGACCAACCCCTACTTCGGCGTGCACTACTGGGTGCTGTCGCTGCTGGCGGTGGGCTTCGTCTGGTGGCGCCAGGGCATGGTGATGGTGCCGGACGGTTGTGCCGCGCTGATCACCCGGTTCGGCAAGCTGGAGCAGGTGGTCGGCCCGGGGCGGATCATCCTGCTGAACCCGTGGAAGCGGGTGTCGTACATCCTGAACACCACCCGGGAGTATCCGTTCAACGCCCCGGTCCGGGAGGCGCCGACGAAGGGCGGGGTGAAGGCGTCGATCGACCTGTTCATCCAGTTCCGGATCAGCGACCCGGTGGAGTTCGTCTACACGCTCGGCGCGGTCCGCGGTTTCGAGGAGAAGCTCGGCAACGCGGTGAGTGAGACGATCCGCAGCCTGATCTACGAGCAGTCGGCGGCGGACATCTACAACATGGTCGGTGAGGAGACCGGTCGGCTGCTGGACCAGCTGAACCAGCAGTTCCGCCCGGCCGTGGAGCTGACGAACGCGAACATCACGCACGCCGAACCGTCCGACCGCAAGTACCGGATGGACCTGGCCGCGCCGGAGATGGTGCGGGTGGCGAAGGACGCCTACACCCACGAGTACGCGTTGCAGCTGCGCAAGGAGCAGGACGAGGGCGACCTGATCAAGGAGCTGGCCAGCCTGCAGGAGACGCTGTCGGCGATCCAGGCGGACATCGCGCAGTACCAGGCGCAGATGGACACCGCCCTGGAACGGGAGACGAACCGGGCCGAGGCGGTGGCCCGGCAGCGCTACATCCTGGCCGAGTCGGAGGCGAAGGCCAACGCGGCGCTGCTGGAGGCGCAGGCCCTGGACATCCGCGCGGTGACCGTGGCCGAGGCGCCGGAGATCCTGGAGTACCGCTACCAGCGGGAGGTCCTCGACCGGCTGGAGGAGGTGGCCGGGCACCTGCCGCGGTTGGTCCGGATCGGCGGTTCGGCCGATCCGAACGGCGCGGTCGGCATCGATCTGCTGCAGCTGGCCCGGGAGATGGTCGGCGAGCGGGGCAGCGAGCTGTTCACCGAGGCCGACATGGCGGCCATGCGCACCCGGCTGGCCGAGGTCGCGCAGCGGATCGCCGACCGCGAGGAGGAGATCAACGCGTTGCGGCACACCGATCAGCCGGCCGTCCCGGTGGTCACGGTGCAAGACCAGGAGGACGAGGCATGA
- a CDS encoding squalene monooxygenase, with protein sequence MEHAVVIGGSVGGLLAARALSGAFEQVTVLERDRLPDGVAARRGVPQSRQAHALLARGSMVLDELFPGFVAEMLRAGVPAGDLQADCHWYLDGRLMRRAPSSLPVYGVTRPLLEHLVRERVRALPNVTLTSVAEVTGLTLRGGRVCGVRAGDDTIGAGLVVDAGGRASRLPFWLRDLGYGRVPVTSVRTDVVYTTRHFRYEPDRLPFAVINAPYPGMPRTGVTIRQEGDRVVLFLGGILGAEPPVDDAGVTTFAESLPGPEIRDFLRTAEPLDDPVRMRFPASVRRHYERMPRLPDGLVTIGDAMCSFNPIYGQGITVAALQALALARTAGAGRWHTRAARLVDVPWSMATATDLRFPQVEGPRRALDRPMNAYLQRYRAAAAHDPDLGAAFLRVSNMLAAPGHLLAPGRLLRVLLSPARAGRGPVRRRPQAAGRRG encoded by the coding sequence GTGGAGCATGCGGTGGTCATCGGGGGAAGCGTCGGCGGGCTGCTTGCGGCGCGGGCTCTCAGTGGGGCGTTCGAGCAGGTCACCGTACTTGAGCGGGATCGGCTCCCGGATGGTGTGGCGGCTCGGCGCGGGGTGCCGCAGAGCCGGCAGGCGCATGCGCTGCTCGCGCGCGGCAGCATGGTCCTCGACGAGCTGTTCCCCGGGTTCGTGGCGGAGATGCTGCGGGCCGGGGTGCCGGCCGGTGATCTGCAGGCCGACTGTCACTGGTATCTGGACGGGCGTCTGATGCGCCGGGCGCCGTCGTCGTTGCCCGTCTACGGGGTGACCCGGCCGCTGTTGGAGCACCTGGTCCGGGAGCGGGTACGGGCGCTGCCCAACGTGACGCTGACGAGCGTGGCCGAGGTGACCGGGCTGACGTTGCGCGGCGGGCGGGTGTGCGGGGTCCGGGCCGGCGACGACACGATCGGGGCCGGTCTGGTCGTCGACGCCGGGGGCCGGGCCAGCCGCCTGCCGTTCTGGCTGCGGGACCTGGGGTACGGCCGGGTGCCGGTCACCTCGGTGCGCACCGACGTGGTCTACACGACCCGCCACTTCCGGTACGAGCCGGATCGCCTCCCGTTCGCCGTGATCAACGCGCCGTACCCGGGGATGCCGCGAACCGGCGTGACGATCCGGCAGGAGGGTGACCGGGTGGTGCTGTTCCTCGGCGGGATCCTCGGCGCCGAGCCGCCGGTGGACGACGCCGGGGTGACGACGTTCGCCGAGTCGCTACCGGGGCCGGAGATCCGGGACTTCCTGCGTACCGCGGAACCGCTCGACGATCCGGTGCGGATGCGGTTCCCGGCCAGTGTGCGACGGCACTACGAGCGGATGCCCCGGCTCCCGGACGGGCTGGTCACGATCGGTGACGCGATGTGCAGCTTCAACCCGATCTACGGCCAGGGCATCACGGTCGCCGCGTTGCAGGCGCTCGCGCTGGCCCGGACCGCCGGCGCCGGCCGCTGGCACACCCGCGCGGCCCGGCTGGTGGACGTCCCGTGGTCGATGGCGACCGCCACCGACCTCCGGTTTCCGCAGGTCGAGGGCCCACGCCGGGCCCTCGATCGGCCGATGAACGCCTATCTCCAGCGCTACCGGGCCGCCGCAGCCCACGATCCGGATCTCGGGGCGGCGTTCCTGCGGGTGTCGAACATGCTGGCCGCGCCCGGGCACCTGCTGGCGCCGGGCCGGCTGCTGCGGGTCCTGCTCAGTCCAGCACGCGCAGGTCGTGGACCAGTTCGGAGAAGACCACAGGCGGCAGGCCGCCGAGGGTGA
- a CDS encoding DUF4132 domain-containing protein has translation MTSWSAPPASHAPQEWTPDDAGFDDRRDGLIVTGWLRSVMPPRRGGLRTAIRPLPGLDEAWAGLRYAIWAQDRAIRDKSNEPSRVWEFVTSSTAGDRALGGRLLDPAARIGSEADDIALVRAVRERFQYLDESIDDRLADFLVAAHGLPEACRRAVLGFHTDLPYVGAGLFGRLRELLVATDDATYAQAREVLPVVRDRMAEQLSGNTRADLFWAVSFLLPVGPQSGDVERAAHAEAMRHVGEFGNFNVHASGLASGGLDTLDRFLHTNRKVRHEFFGATGPRLYLAGMLDMAGAEVGPVLSRMRPAYPFHDDEYYNGLWCTLLAHVDHDAARAALAEERAAGHPWATGFTQVKERQSEGVPDGSPCAYQPPEAVRPTLLDVAVPVEPVLRFRDAEREAAEQAGIYQDAMQWDGVPISRCDTAAVTAWLEHREHFAIPTSLPALALAPAWTHERLMALGFSNFYYWVSSLTPMLLLRHGMSHIGPLLAAFEDRRSAESALEAAQPVGHPSLAVPMTRAFAAKKQRRLARSWLLRHPEQAAAGTVAMWAADPADDATGRVLRYLDTQGHRALLLTQAGDRAADLTAFLDRDPLDAPRAKKPKIPGYLTAQPLPPLITASGGPATPDDQDHLLVRLATCNTDEVHPAVLAARDRWTASSRAAFADALFDRWVAAGAPAAEGWCMQAVGLIGDDAGARRVATHARQWAGTPAAARAQAALDALRHRGTDAALIELSLLAERSRFPVFKSVARGHIEAIADLRGLTSDELADRLVPLLGLDDEGGDRVEVDAGTFRIAFDERLMPVLRDETGRILADLPKPGRGAGKVKQKAAKDRLTALRKEARSSASLHVARLERAMCAQRRIPAGIFLDRFARHPWMTHLGQRLVWGVHDASGGLLTTVRVAEDGTLADTADEPVALADGTSAGVLHPLDFPAGALAEWAEVFADYQLLQPFAQLDRPVYRDVTDLDRFEGRKTTYAVLRGLERHGWTRWYDAAVQMAKPLGGGAWAVLDTDPGWHASDTVDSALPQTVTGVSLFRSGVTLGGLPPVVFSELVHDLRVLD, from the coding sequence GTGACGTCTTGGAGCGCACCACCAGCCTCGCACGCACCGCAGGAATGGACACCTGACGACGCCGGATTCGATGATCGCCGGGACGGTCTGATCGTCACCGGATGGCTGCGCTCGGTGATGCCTCCGCGGCGTGGTGGGCTGCGTACCGCGATCCGGCCGCTGCCGGGCCTCGACGAGGCGTGGGCCGGGCTGCGGTACGCGATCTGGGCGCAGGACCGGGCGATCCGTGACAAGTCGAACGAGCCGTCCCGGGTGTGGGAGTTCGTCACCTCCAGTACCGCGGGAGACCGGGCGCTCGGCGGTCGGCTGCTCGACCCGGCCGCCCGGATCGGGTCCGAGGCCGACGACATCGCGCTGGTCCGGGCGGTGCGCGAGCGGTTCCAGTATCTCGACGAGAGCATCGACGACCGGCTGGCCGACTTCCTGGTCGCCGCGCACGGGCTGCCCGAGGCGTGCCGCCGGGCCGTCCTCGGGTTCCACACCGATCTGCCGTACGTCGGGGCCGGGCTCTTCGGACGACTCCGGGAGCTGCTGGTGGCGACCGACGACGCGACCTACGCGCAGGCGAGGGAGGTGCTGCCGGTCGTCCGGGACCGGATGGCCGAGCAGCTCAGCGGCAACACCCGGGCCGACCTGTTCTGGGCGGTCAGCTTCCTGCTGCCGGTCGGACCGCAGTCCGGCGACGTCGAGCGTGCCGCCCACGCCGAGGCGATGCGGCACGTCGGCGAGTTCGGCAACTTCAACGTGCACGCCTCCGGGCTGGCCTCCGGCGGTCTGGACACCCTGGACCGGTTCCTGCACACCAACCGGAAGGTGCGGCATGAGTTCTTCGGCGCCACCGGCCCGCGGCTCTACCTGGCCGGGATGCTGGACATGGCGGGCGCCGAGGTGGGGCCGGTGCTGAGCCGGATGCGGCCGGCCTATCCGTTCCACGACGACGAGTACTACAACGGGCTGTGGTGCACCCTGCTCGCCCACGTCGACCACGACGCGGCCCGGGCCGCCCTGGCCGAGGAGCGGGCCGCCGGTCATCCGTGGGCGACCGGATTCACCCAGGTCAAGGAACGGCAGTCGGAAGGCGTACCGGATGGGTCGCCCTGTGCTTATCAGCCGCCGGAGGCGGTGCGGCCGACGTTGCTGGACGTGGCCGTGCCGGTCGAGCCGGTCCTGCGTTTCCGGGACGCCGAGCGCGAGGCCGCCGAGCAGGCCGGGATCTACCAGGACGCGATGCAGTGGGACGGCGTGCCGATCAGCCGCTGCGACACCGCCGCCGTGACGGCCTGGCTGGAGCACCGCGAGCACTTCGCGATCCCGACGTCGCTGCCCGCGCTCGCTCTCGCCCCGGCCTGGACGCACGAGCGGCTGATGGCGCTCGGCTTCTCGAACTTCTACTACTGGGTGTCCTCGCTGACCCCGATGCTGCTGCTCCGGCACGGGATGAGCCACATCGGCCCGCTGCTGGCCGCGTTCGAGGACCGCCGCAGCGCCGAATCGGCACTGGAGGCCGCGCAACCGGTCGGGCATCCGTCGCTGGCCGTGCCGATGACCCGTGCCTTCGCCGCCAAGAAACAGCGCCGCCTCGCCCGGTCCTGGCTGCTGCGGCACCCGGAGCAGGCGGCCGCCGGAACCGTCGCGATGTGGGCCGCCGACCCGGCCGACGACGCGACCGGCCGGGTGCTGCGCTACCTCGACACGCAGGGTCACCGCGCGCTGCTGCTCACCCAGGCCGGCGACCGGGCCGCCGACCTGACCGCGTTCCTCGACCGGGACCCGCTCGACGCCCCACGGGCGAAGAAGCCGAAGATCCCCGGATACCTCACCGCCCAGCCGCTGCCGCCGCTGATCACCGCCTCCGGCGGGCCGGCCACCCCCGACGATCAAGACCATCTTCTGGTACGGCTGGCAACCTGCAACACCGACGAGGTCCATCCGGCCGTACTCGCCGCACGGGACCGCTGGACGGCGTCGTCGCGGGCCGCGTTCGCCGACGCGCTGTTCGACCGCTGGGTCGCCGCCGGTGCACCCGCCGCCGAGGGCTGGTGCATGCAGGCCGTCGGACTGATCGGCGACGACGCCGGCGCCCGCCGCGTCGCCACCCACGCCCGCCAGTGGGCCGGCACCCCGGCCGCCGCCCGCGCCCAGGCCGCTCTCGACGCACTGCGGCACCGCGGCACCGACGCCGCCCTCATCGAGTTGAGCCTGCTCGCCGAACGGTCCCGGTTCCCGGTGTTCAAGAGTGTCGCCAGGGGCCACATCGAGGCCATCGCCGACCTGCGCGGCCTCACCTCGGACGAGCTCGCCGACCGGCTGGTGCCGCTGCTCGGCCTCGACGACGAGGGCGGCGACCGGGTCGAGGTCGACGCCGGGACGTTCCGGATCGCCTTCGACGAACGCCTGATGCCGGTTCTCCGCGACGAGACCGGCCGGATCCTCGCCGACCTGCCCAAACCGGGCCGTGGCGCGGGCAAGGTCAAGCAGAAGGCGGCCAAGGACCGGCTCACCGCACTGCGTAAGGAGGCCCGCTCGTCGGCGTCCCTGCACGTGGCCCGCCTGGAACGGGCGATGTGCGCGCAACGGCGGATCCCGGCCGGCATCTTCCTCGACCGGTTCGCCCGCCACCCGTGGATGACCCACCTGGGCCAGCGCCTGGTCTGGGGTGTCCACGACGCCTCCGGCGGGCTGCTCACCACCGTCCGGGTGGCCGAGGACGGCACTCTCGCCGACACCGCCGACGAGCCGGTCGCGCTCGCCGACGGCACGAGCGCCGGCGTTCTGCACCCACTGGACTTCCCGGCCGGCGCGCTCGCCGAGTGGGCCGAGGTGTTCGCCGACTACCAGCTGCTCCAGCCGTTCGCGCAGCTCGACCGCCCGGTCTACCGGGACGTCACCGACCTGGACCGGTTCGAGGGACGCAAGACCACCTACGCGGTGCTGCGCGGCCTGGAACGGCACGGCTGGACCCGGTGGTACGACGCGGCCGTGCAGATGGCGAAACCACTCGGCGGCGGCGCGTGGGCGGTCCTCGACACCGACCCCGGCTGGCACGCCTCCGACACCGTCGACTCGGCGCTGCCCCAGACCGTCACCGGCGTCAGCCTGTTCCGCTCCGGGGTCACCCTCGGCGGCCTGCCGCCTGTGGTCTTCTCCGAACTGGTCCACGACCTGCGCGTGCTGGACTGA
- a CDS encoding VOC family protein has translation MRAVQIAQHAADLPRATAFYTDLLGTPPVASFDPPGLVFFDLDGLRLLLDRGAPPALHYYLVDDVAATVERLRSGGTTIESEPHVIFAHQDDRLGPAGTEEVQAFVRDTEGNLVGLVEHRTTR, from the coding sequence GTGCGAGCCGTACAGATCGCCCAGCACGCCGCCGACCTGCCACGGGCCACCGCCTTCTACACCGATCTCCTCGGCACGCCGCCGGTCGCGTCGTTCGACCCGCCGGGGCTGGTCTTCTTCGACCTGGACGGGTTGCGCCTGCTGCTCGATCGCGGCGCTCCCCCGGCCCTGCACTACTACCTGGTCGACGACGTCGCGGCCACGGTCGAGCGGCTGCGGTCCGGCGGTACGACGATCGAGAGCGAACCGCATGTGATCTTCGCGCATCAGGACGACCGGCTCGGTCCGGCCGGCACCGAGGAGGTGCAGGCTTTCGTCCGGGACACCGAGGGCAACCTGGTCGGGCTGGTCGAGCACCGGACGACCCGATGA
- a CDS encoding nucleoside hydrolase — MIVDCDPGHDDALALLLAAGDPRARLLGVTTVAGNQTLDKTTRNALRVLALAGVRDVPVAAGCDRPLVGELTVAEDIHGASGLDGPDLDVPVAEVVGVHAVELMRRLITDAAEPVTVVATGPLTNVALLLRRHPEVMPGIGRIVFMGGSTERGNTTPYGEFNIVTDPEAADIVLRSGLPLTMIGLNVTHQAPATGEIIDEFRGMGTRLGAICAELMMFFAATYHRVFGFEHPPVHDPIAVARVLDPSIVRTVAAPVSIELAGAFTRGATVVDLHHRTGRPSNVDVAVGLDVDAFWRLLLAAVRALGR, encoded by the coding sequence ATGATCGTCGACTGCGACCCGGGGCACGACGACGCGCTGGCGCTGCTGCTGGCCGCCGGCGACCCGCGCGCCCGGCTGCTCGGCGTCACCACGGTCGCCGGCAATCAGACGCTGGACAAGACCACCCGCAACGCGCTGCGGGTCCTGGCCCTGGCCGGGGTCCGCGACGTGCCGGTCGCCGCCGGGTGTGACCGGCCGCTGGTCGGTGAGCTGACCGTGGCCGAGGACATCCACGGCGCCTCCGGTCTGGATGGACCCGATCTGGACGTACCGGTCGCCGAGGTGGTCGGGGTGCACGCGGTCGAGCTGATGCGGCGGCTGATCACCGACGCCGCCGAGCCGGTCACCGTGGTCGCCACCGGACCGCTGACAAACGTGGCACTGCTGCTGCGCCGCCATCCCGAGGTCATGCCGGGGATCGGCCGGATCGTCTTCATGGGCGGCTCCACCGAGCGGGGCAACACCACGCCGTACGGCGAGTTCAACATCGTCACCGACCCGGAGGCGGCCGACATCGTGCTCCGGTCCGGGCTGCCGCTCACCATGATCGGCCTGAACGTCACCCATCAGGCGCCGGCCACCGGCGAGATCATCGACGAGTTCCGCGGGATGGGCACCCGGCTCGGCGCGATCTGCGCGGAGCTGATGATGTTCTTCGCCGCCACGTATCACCGGGTGTTCGGGTTCGAGCATCCGCCGGTGCACGACCCGATCGCGGTGGCCCGGGTGCTCGACCCGTCGATCGTGCGGACCGTCGCCGCGCCCGTCTCGATCGAGCTGGCCGGGGCGTTCACCAGAGGTGCGACGGTCGTCGACCTGCACCACCGCACCGGCCGGCCGTCGAATGTGGACGTCGCGGTCGGCCTGGACGTGGACGCCTTCTGGCGCCTGCTGCTCGCCGCGGTGCGCGCGCTGGGCCGATAG